One Aegilops tauschii subsp. strangulata cultivar AL8/78 chromosome 7, Aet v6.0, whole genome shotgun sequence genomic window carries:
- the LOC109764388 gene encoding probable cinnamyl alcohol dehydrogenase 8D, whose product MAQESKPALGWAARDASGLLSPYSFSRRVQKEDDVTIRVLFCGICHTDLHVAKNEWGNAMYPIVPGHEIVGVVTGVGRGVRGFKAGDRVGVGSFVGSCRACESCVKGYENNCPALLLTCNGVDCDGATTQGGFADVLVVNQDYVLRVPEGLPPAGAAPLLCAGVTGYSPMVQYGLNAPGMLLGVVGLGGLGHMAVKFGKAFGMTVTVISSSPRKRAEAVERLGADNFLVRHDAEEMKAAAGTMDGIIDTVSAGHQLLPLLELLKPMGQMVLVGVPTEPMVLPASAIVTGGKRLAGSGVGSVRDCQAMLDFAGEHGIAADVEVVKMEYVNTAMERLERNDVRYRFVIDVAGSIGCAAV is encoded by the exons ATGGCGCAGGAGAGTAAGCCGGCGCTCGGGTGGGCGGCCAGAGACGCCTCCGGTCTCCTCTCCCCCTACAGCTTCTCACGAAG GGTTCAGAAGGAGGACGATGTGACGATCAGGGTGCTCTTCTGCGGGATCTGCCACACGGACCTGCACGTCGCCAAGAACGAGTGGGGCAACGCCATGTACCCCATTGTTCCAGGGCATGAGATCGTCGGCGTCGTCACCGGCGTGGGCCGCGGCGTCCGGGGCTTCAAGGCCGGCGACAGGGTGGGCGTGGGCTCCTTCGTCGGCTCCTGCCGCGCGTGCGAGAGCTGCGTCAAGGGGTACGAGAACAACTGCCCCGCCCTCCTGCTCACCTGCAACGGCGTGGACTGCGACGGCGCCACCACTCAGGGGGGATTCGCCGACGTCCTCGTCGTCAACCAGGACTACGTCCTCCGCGTCCCGGAGGGCCTGCCACCGGCCGGGGCAGCGCCTCTCCTCTGCGCCGGCGTCACGGGGTACAGCCCCATGGTGCAGTACGGCCTGAACGCGCCGGGGATGCTCCTTGGCGTCGTCGGCCTGGGCGGCCTCGGCCACATGGCCGTCAAGTTCGGCAAGGCGTTTGGGATGACGGTCACCGTGATCAGCTCGTCGCCGAGGAAGCGCGCGGAGGCGGTCGAGCGCCTCGGTGCCGACAACTTCCTGGTCAGACACGACGCCGAAGAGATGAAGGCAGCGGCGGGCACGATGGACGGCATCATCGACACGGTGTCGGCGGGGCAccagctgctgccgctgctggaGCTGCTGAAGCCGATGGGGCAGATGGTGCTGGTGGGCGTGCCGACCGAGCCCATGGTGCTGCCGGCCTCGGCCATCGTCACGGGCGGGAAGCGCCTGGCCGGGAGCGGCGTGGGCAGCGTCCGCGACTGCCAGGCAATGCTGGACTTCGCGGGGGAGCACGGCATCGCCGCGGATGTCGAGGTCGTCAAGATGGAGTATGTTAACACGGCCATGGAGCGACTCGAGAGGAACGATGTCAGGTACCGCTTCGTCATCGACGTCGCTGGCAGCATCGGCTGCGCCGCGGTTTAG
- the LOC109764397 gene encoding uncharacterized protein encodes MRLRLRTFNTAQEGARAYDAAAWRFLRSRQDINFADVATRERAQELAPFPRLLTDEDRRKHPRRERRLRLAEMDEQAMALWSHRFPQDTNEEQFFAERRAERLARLLEIF; translated from the exons ATGCGCCTCCGCCTCAGAACCTTCAACACCGCCCAGGAGGGCGCCCGGGCGTACGACGCTGCGGCGTGGCGCTTCCTGCGGTCCCGTCAGGACATAAACTTCGCCGACGTggcgacgcgggagcgggcacaAGAGTTGGCGCCTTTCCCGCGGCTtctcaccgacgaggatcgtcgcaaGCACCCGAGGCGGGAGCGTCGTCTCAGGCTGGCCGAGATGGACGAGCAAGCCATGGCGTTGTGGAGCCATCGCTTCCCGCAAGACACCAACGAGGAACAGTTCTTCGCGgagaggagggcggagagg CttgcgcggctgttggagataTTCTAA